CAACCATGCCTCATAAGGTTAACCCAATTGATTTTGAAAAGGCTGAAGCTAACTTTGATACTTTTGCAACTCTTGCCGATGGATTGGCACGCAAGCTCACACAATCTCGGCTGCAACGTGACCTCAGTGATTCGTCGTCGCGGCGCGCCATTGGCACAGCGCTTGGACACAACCTCATAGCCTTAAAATCGTTACAAAGAGGACTGTCGAAAATAAGTCCTAGTGAAGCAGCTATCGCAAATGATCTCGACAGCCACTGGGAAGTTCTGACTGAGCCAATACAGCAAATGCTTCGACGTTACAATATTAAAGGCGGGTACGATACCACGAAAAGCTTATCGCGTGGAAAGTTGTTCACAAAACAGCAATACAATGAACTAGTTGATTCGGTTGCGGATGTATTACCAGAAGAAGCTACTAAACGGCTTCGAAGCCTTACCCCGGCGACGTATGTTGGCTATGCCAAAGAAATAGCGCTTAATCAAGAATAGATAAGGGCTAATTAGTGGTATCTATTGCTGCTCGAATGTTCGCTTCAATCCGAGCAAGCGGATCGCCGCTTGCTGGAATGAATTTCTGGCCGGTCAAACGTTCGTATACGTAGACGTAACGGTTGGCGAGTTCTTCTAAAAGTTCGTCTGGTGGTTCTGGCGCTACTGTGTCTTTGTAGGGGTCAAAACGTGTTTTAAACCAAAGACGAACAAATTCTTTATCATAGTTATCGGGTTCTTGCCCTTTTTCGATTTGCTGCTGGTAATTATCGGCACGCCAGTAGCGTGAAGAATCCGGTGTGTGAATTTCATCGATAAGAACGATATTATTCTGTTCGTCTAGGCCGAACTCGTATTTGGTGTCAACCAGAATCAACCCATTGGCTTCGGCAGTTTTTTGTCCAAAAATAAATAATTTAAGGGCGATATCCTGAGCTTTTTCCCATGTATCGGCATCAATTAATCCCTCTGCTACGGCCTCTTTTGGAGTGAGCGGACGGTCATGCGTCTCAAATTTAGTCGTCGGTGTTAGGACGGGGCTTGGCAGCTTTTGATTTTTAGTAAGTCCCTCAGGTAATGTAAAATCGCCAAAATCGCGCTGTCCTTCACTGTAGGTGTGCCATAGTGACGTATTGGTTACCCCCGTAATATATCCTCGGACGATCATTTCTAGAGGTAACACTTTATATTTATTGCACCATGTCACATTAGGGTCAGGGAAGCTTTTTATGTGGTTTTGGACGATGTGTTTTGTCTGATCAAACCACCAACGGCTAATAGCCGTAAGAAGCTCGCCTTTATGCGGAACGAGTGCTAAGTTGCGGTCAAATGCCGAATAGCGATCGGTCGTTACTATTAATAATGTGTCCCCAAAATCATACACATCACGCACCTTGCCGTGATAAAGTGCTAACTGATTAGGGAACTGAAAATTCGTATCCTCTATCACGGTTTTATTCATACGTTAAGTATAAATGGGATACCGAAAAACACAAGTTTCATGTATGATTACCATATGAATGAACAGGAGACGATAGGCATCGTTGGTGGAGGCCAGCTAGGTCGTATGCTCACTCTTGCGGCACTGCCCCTTGGGTTTAAAGTCGTGGTGATAAACCCCACCTCCGGGAGCCCGGCGTCCCAGGTGGGCGCAGAAGAGATCATTGCTGATTTGTATGATTCCGCTGCCTTAAAATCGTTGGCTGAACTCTCTGATCATCTGACTATTGAAATCGAACATCTTGACGCTGATACACTCGATACACTTGTGGCCCAGGGTAGTCAGATTAACCCCGCGCCTAGGACTATTAAACTTATTCAAGATAAATTTCTTCAAAAGAAATTCCTAGAGCACGCCGGCATACCGGTTGCTTCGTTTGTTGAAATTAAAGACGAAAAATCAGCCCGTAAGGCGCTAAAAGATTTTGGCGGTAAGATGCTACTGAAAACTCGACACGGCGCCTATGATGGCAGAGGCAACATGCTGGTTGTAAAAACAACAGATATAGATGAAGCTTTCAAATTATTTGCGGGTCGACAACTGTATGCCGAAGCATATGTACCTTTTAAGAAAGAGCTGGCGGTGATGGTTGCACGAAATGCGAACGGTGATGCGGCAACCTATCCAATCGTTGAAACAATTCATGAGCGCAATATTTGTATTGAGGTGCTTGCGCCTGCACCAATACATGAGCAAACACGAAAAAAAGCAGAAAAAATTGCTTTAAAAGTAGCGAAACTGCTTGAGGGTGCTGGCACATTTGGCATTGAGATGTTTCTCACTGAAACGGACGAGGTGCTAGTTAATGAAATTGCGCCGCGTGTTCACAATTCTGGACACTACACGATGGAAGCTAATAGAACCTCACAGTTTGAACAGCATATTCGTGCAGTGACGGGACTGCCGCTTGGCGATACCTCTATGGTCGTCCCCGCTGCTGTAATGGTTAATATATTAGGCGACCGTGACGGCCCAACTATCGTAGAAGGGCTTGGTGATGCGTTACTGATTCCAGGCGTAAGCGTGCATCTTTATGGAAAGTCGCCCACAAAGGTGGATCGTAAAATGGGGCACATTACAGCCACTGGCGCAACAATGGAAGAAGCTAGAGAACGAGCGCGACGAGCAAGGCATCACTTAAACATATAGGAGCGAACATGGCACAGCCGGTAGTAGGAATAATTATGGGTTCAGACTCGGATCTCGACATTATGATCGAGGCAGCTAAAATTTTTGATGAATTCAAAGTTGCCTACGAAGTGAGAATTATTTCGGCGCACCGCACTCCAGATGCTATGGATGCCTATGCAGGAGGGGCCTTGAACCGCGGACTTAAAGTTATTATCGCTGGCGCCGGAGGGTCGGCACATCTAGCGGGAATGACAGCCTCGCATACTTCCCTCCCGGTGATTGCAGTGCCAGTTAAACGAGACCATCATGACCATGAAGCATTATGGTCAAATATTAAGATGCCGCCCGGAATACCCCTTGCGACTATGCCAGAAAACGGCGCCAAGAACGCTGCATTATTTGTTATTGAGATACTGTGTTTGCATGACGCGAATCTCGCAGTCGCCTATGATACATGGCGTACGAAGCAACACGAAAATGTGCTCTCTGCTGACAAGAAATTGAAGAAAATTGGCTGGAAGCAGTATCTGAAGGATCAAAAGTAGCATGTCAATAGAGGGTGCTGTAAAGACGCCAGAAACCTTTCACCGCGCAAGACTTATCGCGGAGGACTTTGATGATACGGCATTTCGTACATTTGAGAAATCGCCTAGCGGCGTGGGTGTAGCAGAAGCATACACACTAAGTATTGAAGATATGTTTGGATCTGAGGCGCTCAGTGCATTTTTGAGCGGAGGAGGTCTTCGCAACCGAGCACCCATCGAGGTCGTACAACAGTTAGCCCCGGACGCAAAAAACGAAGAGCTTAATCGACTTGTTCAGGAACTTACGGAAACCAAGCTCAATATATTAATGGGTGAAATAGGAACACGCTTTTTAGATGGTAGTTTGTGGCCGCGACCAACAGAAGGCTACCTGGATTTATGCGCAATGATAGAGGCCGCCCGTCAAGAAGGGCAATTAATTGATGATGCTATTATCTCATCTGGACATGAACCGTTCATTGAAAAAACGTTTAAAGTGTGGAGCATAGATATTCCGACACATGTCATTGCCACGGAGACGACTCAACGCATTGTTGTAGACCTAGAGGAAGCACCCGAGAACCTTATTAAGCCATCTCCTCTTCTGATGGGGGTAGCTCGTTCAATGTGGGCTCAAGGATACGGTGTGAAAATTCCCGCCCGTAATGGTTTATCGAATGACGAGAAAAGACGTATTGTCTATGTTGGAGATGATCTTGTGAAAGACGGGGGTCTAGCGGAAAATAGCGGCGTAGCTTTTGAATTAATTGACCCCGCTAATTCAGGTCAAACTTGGCAGAGAGTAGCAAGTCGGCTGCAGATCGGAAACTTTAACGCAAAAAATAGAGGCGAAGATGTCTAAAAACAATTGGCATGTTATTACCGGCGGTCCTTCAACTGGCAAGACAACGCTTTTGGCAGAGCTTGAAAAAATGGGATATCATACAATTCCGGAAGCTGCCCGTACCGTTATAGATGACGCGTTGGGCAGGGGGGCAACTGTCGAAGACCTGCGCAGAGATGAAAAATGGTTTCAGGAAGAAGTGACGCGATTAAAACAGAAAATAGAGCTGACTCATGATTCGTCTATCCTCACCTTTTTTGATCGTGGTATGCAGGATACGATTGCATTTTTGCGCTATTATAATTTTGATGTTGAAAAGTGGGTGCAAAAGCTTGCCGATACTTCACACTACCAAAACGTATTTTTGCTACAGGCACTGCCAACGTATGAAGAAGATTACGCACGCGTTGAGGACGAAGATTTTAGAAAAAATATTCAAGGCTTACTTCATGATGCCTACGCCGATTCAGGCATAAACCCCATTATCGTACATGCGGGAACTGTTAAGGACAGAGCGGAATTTATCTTGCATCACTTAAAACCAGAGGACACTATATGAAAAAACAACCACAGCAAACATACGCCGAAACAGGAGTTGACTATAGCGCGATGGATCCGATTAAGGTGCTCGCTCAACAAGCGGCCAGTAGAACAGCTCCGCAATTGAGTGCGTTTGATGCACACGAGATCAGTGAGAGCCGTGGCGAATCTGCGTATGTGTGGGAAGAACATGATGCATACCGTGCCTTGGTTGTTGAAGGTTTGGGGACAAAAAACCTAGTTGCAGATGCCATGCGAGCGTTCACAGGCAAGACATATTATGATTCGATTGCGCAAGATACAGTAGCAATGATTGTTAATGATCTGATTGTAGTAGGCGCACTTCCCCAGGTTGTTAATGCCTATTTTGCTATTGGGAATTCAGATTGGATGCGCGATGAAGTACGTGCAAGAGACCTCATTGACGGGTGGGCCGCTGCATGCGTAAAGAGCGGTGCCACCTGGGGTGGCGGTGAAACCCCAGCACTTAAGGGGATTATAAACCCTGACACGATTGACCTAGGCGGCTCGGCAGTTGGCATAATTAATCCCAAAGATAGATTGGTGCTTGGTGATAAATTAACTGCAGGTGATGTTATTGTCCTCGTTGAAAGCAGTGGCATTCATGCAAATGGAATTACGTTTGTACGGAGCCTTGCAGATAAAGACCCAGGTCTGTACACGACTTCCCTATCAGATGGAAGATTATTTGGTGAAGCCATCCTTACGCCTACGCATTTGTATGTCGCGCTGGTGCGCGACATACAAGAAGCTCATCTCGATGTTCATTACATGGTAAATATTACCGGGCATGGGTGGCGTAAGTTAATGCGAGCTACTCAAAAGTTTTCTTATGTTATAGATAAAGAGCTTGATGTACCACCTGAATTTTTGCTCATGCAGGAGTTGTCGGGGGCAAGTGACACAGAAATGTATGGTAATTTTAATATGGGTGCTGGATTTGCTATCTATTTGTCTCAGAATGATGCTAAAAAAGTAGTAGAAATTGCTGGCGGTTTAGGTCTCAAGGCTATCATTGCAGGCAAGGTTGAGGATGGACCAAGCCAGGTTACTGTCAAATCGAAAAATATTACATTTAGTGGCGATACGCTAGAGGTACGTGGATGAAAATATTTGCAGATGTCGCTGCTCTTTCTGATATTCGTAGGCGGAATCTACTGAAGCAATTGCAGGCACTCGATCATAGCATCACGGCCGTGGATGCTGAGTACATTCATTTTGTTGATGGAGGTGTTGCCCCGGAGAATACCGCTCGGCTGGAAAAGTTGCTTACTTATGGTTCGACCTACGCTGGACAAACGACTGGTGAATTATTTCTCGTTACGCCGCGACCCGGTACGGTTTCGCCTTGGTCGTCCAAAGCAACCGATATTGCCCAAAATGCCGGCCTCAAAAATATTGCTCGTATCGAACGCGGTACGGCCTATTATATTCAGGCAACAGGTAAGCTGCATCGTCAAAGTATCAGTGAAGTACTGCATGATCGTATGGTCGAAAGTGTGCTAGACTCGCTTAATAAAGCTGAGCGGCTGTTCGTCGCATCAAAGCCAAAACCGTTTACGACGATAGATACACTCACGGGTGGCAGAGACATGCTCATCAAGGCGAACAAGGAACTTGGTACAGCAATGGATGGCGGAGAGATTGACTATCTTGTCGATGCTTTTACGGAGATCGGCCGTAATCCAACTGATGTGGAAGTAATGACATTTGGCGCAGTGAATAGCGAGCATACCCGTCACAAAATTTTCAATGCTGACTGGGTTATTGATGGCGAAAAACAGCCGAAAGGCTTATTCAAAATGATCCGTAACACCTATGAACAGAAAAGTGATGACGTTCTGTCAGCTTATTCTGACAACGCGGCTGTTCTGAGAGGCCAAAAGGGTGGACGATTTTTCGCTGAGCCAAAAACAGGAAGGTACGCATACCATCAAGAGCCCATCCACTCTATTATTAAAGTGGAAACACACAATCACCCAACTGCTATTGCGCCGTTTCCCGGCGCGGCAACTGGTACTGGTGGTGAAATTCGCGACGAAGGCGCAACCGGACGTGGCGGTAAGCCAAAAATTGGTCTGGCTGGCTATAGCGTCTCGAACTTGAACATCCCAGGTAGTGTACGACCGTGGGAAAAACCATACGGCAAACCTGACCGAATCGTATCAGCGCTTGATATTATGATCAATGCGCCGCTTGGAGCAGTGAGTTTCGGCAATGAATTTGGCCGGCCGAATGTTGCCGGCTATTTCCGAACCTATGAGCAGAAATCTGAAGGCCAAGTGCGGGGCTATCATAAACCAATTATGATAGCCGGGGGCCTCGGCAATATTCGCGATGGGCATGTCCAGAAAAACACACTTCATGTTGGCAGTAAAGTAATTGTTCTGGGTGGTCCGGCTATGCTTATCGGACTCGGTGGTGGTGCGGCTTCAAGCATGCAGACTGGCTCCAGCAGTGCGGACCTTGATTTTGCATCAGTTCAACGCGGGAATGGCGAAATGGAACGCCGTTGCCAGGAAGTGATTGATGCATGCTGGGCGATGGGTGATGACAACCCGATCATCACCATTCATGACATTGGCGCGGGCGGTTACTCCAATGCCTTGAGCGAATTTGTTCATGATTCTGGCATGGGCGGCATATTTGAACTGCGCGACATTCCGAATGCCGATATAGGTATGACGCCGTTAGAAATCTGGTGTAACGAAGCCCAGGAGCGCTATGTGATTGGCCTCACCGATGAGAACCTGGCATTATTTACCGAAATTTGTGAGCGCGAGCGCTGTCCATTTGCCGTTGTTGGTGCTGCAACCGAAGACGAGCAGCTGATTGTTCACGATGAGCTATTTGATAATAATCCAATAGATATGCCGATGGCAGCGTTATTTGGCAAGCCGCCGAAAATGACGCGTGAAGTGACCCGCAGAAGCCTTCCGAAAACCGCGCTTGACCTGACAAACATAGGTATTGCGGAGGCTGCTAGGCGGGTGCTGCATCTTCCGGCTGTTGGCAGCAAGAAATTCCTAATTACGATTGGCGACCGAAATGTCGGTGGTCTGACAGTGCGTGATCAGATGGTGGGTCCATGGCAGGTGCCAGTGGCGGACGTTGCCGTTTCGGCCGCCGCCTTTGATAGTCAGTTTGGCGAGGCAATGGCCATGGGCGAGCGGACGCCGCTGGCACTGATAGATTCACCTGCTTCTGCTCGTATCGCCATTGGCGAGACAATTACTAATATGCTGGCAAGTGATATTGAAAAACTATCCGACATCAAACTGTCGGCTAACTGGATGGCGGCTGCCTCGGACGCGGGTGAAAATCAGAATTTGTATGACACGGTTAAGGTAGTCGGCGAAGAATTTTGCCCCGATCTTGGGCTGACGATTCCCGTAGGGAAGGATTCGCTGAGTATGCGCACGGTATGGGAAGATAAAGGCGAGCAAAAGAGTGTTATGAGTCCCCTGTCGCTGATCATTACAGGTTTCTCACCAGTTACGGATGTTCGACGTACACTCACACCGTTGCTTAATACGACAGATGACACGTCACTCGTCTTGATTGATCTTGGTGGAGGCGCGAACCGTCTGGGTGGCTCCGCACTTGCACAGGTATTTAACCAAGTTGGCGATACGACACCTGATGTTGATCCAGTAACCCTCAAAAATTTCTTTATTACACTTACTAAATTGAAGGCTGAAGACAAGGTACTTGCCTATCACGATCGCTCGGACGGTGGGCTTTTCGCAACACTTGCCGAGATGGCTTTTGCGAGCCGGTCGGGCCTTACTATTAGCCTGTCTCAAATGCCGGGTACCACAATCGAGAAATTATTCAATGAAGAACTCGGTGCGGTGATTCAGGTCAAAAAATCCGATGAAACAGTTGTGCTGGCAGCTCTGGACAATGCCTATATCGTTGGTCAACCAGCAGGCAATCAAATGATTACAGTGAGTGACGGTGAGTCAGTAGTCTACGAGAACACGCGAATGCAGCTAGAGAGCTGGTGGACTGATACAAGCTACCAAATCCAGAAACTTCGCGATAATCCAGAAGCGGCGGAACAGGAATACATGGCGATTAGCGATGAGACAGACCTAGGAATATCACCAGTTGTGACTTTCATACCTGTAATAAACAGGTATGCCTCGCGGCCAAAAGTAGCTATTTTCCGCGAGCAAGGTGTGAACGGTCAGATAGAAATGGCAGCGGCTTTTGATAAAGCTGGATTTACCAGCGTCGATGTTCACTTGAACGATTTGATGAGTGGCGAGGTGGATTTGAATGATTTCGTCGGCCTTGTCGCTTGCGGAGGATTCTCTTATGGTGACGTGCTGGGTGCAGGTGAGGGCTGGGCGAAGACGATCCTCTTCCACGATGACCTAAGAGCGAAATTCAAGCAGTTCTTTGAACGGCAGGATACATTTAGCTTCGGTGTCTGCAACGGCTGCCAGATGTTGTCTGCGCTCAAGGAATTGATTCCAGGCGCTGAAAACTGGCCCACATTCCTTAAAAATACCTCCGAGCAATTTGAAGCTAGACTTGTATGTGTCCGGGTGAATGAATCACCGTCAATTCTGTTTAGGGACATGTTTGGATCAATTTTGCCGGTGCCAGTTGCTCACGGTGAGGGCTGGGTTAAATTTCCAAACAATGATGCAGCCGTTCAAGTGCAGAAAGATAGTTTGGTCGCGATGCAGTATGTTGACAATCAGGGTGAAATAACAGAGCAATACCCACTGAATCCAAATGGTTCGAAGCTCGGCATTACCTCGTTAACGACGCCTGATGGCCGTGCGACGATAATGATGCCTCATCCTGAGAGGGCTTTTATGAGCCGCCAATTATCATGGCACCCTGTTGATTGGAGTGCAGATTCGCCATGGTTCCGACTTTTCCAGAACGCTCGTAAATGGGTCGATGACCAAAGGTAATAAGAATGAACTACATAACAACGCGTCGAGGTTGCTTGACGCGTTTTGGCTGATCCTGAGGGATAATCATTTTTGCAGATTTTGCACGTAGTTCAGCTGAAAGCTCTGCTTGGCCAGTACGATCGTACGCATCGGCAAGCACGTTAAGCGTCTGAGGGATCGGATCAAGCTCGACGGCCTTTTCAAGAGATGCGATCATTCGTTTGTTGTGGCCTAGCTTTTCCTGTACTTTCGCGTACGCGATATGGCGTGATGCAAGGTCATTTTCCATAGCAAGCGCTTGTTCGAACGCGAGAGCCGCTTTTTCATATTGTTTCGTTTCATAATAGATTAACCCGACGTTATGTAGGCTGCTTGCACTTGGTTCTAGGCTTTGTGCAATTTCAAAGCATTCAATGGCATCTTTGAATGCTTGTTGTTTAGCGTATAGAATGCCGAGTCGGTTGTACGCCGTAGCATTTCGCTCGTCGACACGTAGGATAGTGAGCAGCGCTTTTTCAGCACGAAGATATTTTTTGTCGCGCAAAGATTCCTGTGCAACTTCCCATAGACGTTCGAGTTTTTCGGATAATTTTAGCGGTAAATCAGTGACAACCTCGTTAAGGGTTTGACGACGAAAAACAGCCCAAAAGCCAAATCCTGCTAATAATAAGACGCCTAACATACCATAGTATTATAGCACAAGCTGTGTCAGTTGTAATCTGACATTAAAGTTTGATAACAGATGTTCCTTGACCTGCAAAAGACGCTCTAGCTGATCGACGAGAGATGCCTGGGGCTTAGCGCTTAAACTGCGCCTTGCGATGGTTATCGCGCTATTGATCAGCTCAAGCGCCGCGTCTTTGTCTGATTGATATTTTTGGATGACCGGTAATTTATCGTAGGCTTTAGCTAGCAATAACGTACGCGCGTCTGACATGAGGTCCGCCTTTTGTGCAAAATATGTATCATCTCTCGCAAGTCTTGTTAGCTCCGCAGGGAGACCGTGCGCGATGAATTGTAACTGTGCGCGTTTTGTCGTTTCTTCTATCCCTAAGGTAATTAGATGTTCGTCTGTTTGTGCTGCCGTGATTGGCTGCAGGACAAGTTCCTGAACGCGCGACCGAATCGTCGGTACAAGCA
Above is a window of Candidatus Saccharimonadales bacterium DNA encoding:
- the purK gene encoding 5-(carboxyamino)imidazole ribonucleotide synthase, whose translation is MYDYHMNEQETIGIVGGGQLGRMLTLAALPLGFKVVVINPTSGSPASQVGAEEIIADLYDSAALKSLAELSDHLTIEIEHLDADTLDTLVAQGSQINPAPRTIKLIQDKFLQKKFLEHAGIPVASFVEIKDEKSARKALKDFGGKMLLKTRHGAYDGRGNMLVVKTTDIDEAFKLFAGRQLYAEAYVPFKKELAVMVARNANGDAATYPIVETIHERNICIEVLAPAPIHEQTRKKAEKIALKVAKLLEGAGTFGIEMFLTETDEVLVNEIAPRVHNSGHYTMEANRTSQFEQHIRAVTGLPLGDTSMVVPAAVMVNILGDRDGPTIVEGLGDALLIPGVSVHLYGKSPTKVDRKMGHITATGATMEEARERARRARHHLNI
- a CDS encoding AIR synthase-related protein, producing the protein MKKQPQQTYAETGVDYSAMDPIKVLAQQAASRTAPQLSAFDAHEISESRGESAYVWEEHDAYRALVVEGLGTKNLVADAMRAFTGKTYYDSIAQDTVAMIVNDLIVVGALPQVVNAYFAIGNSDWMRDEVRARDLIDGWAAACVKSGATWGGGETPALKGIINPDTIDLGGSAVGIINPKDRLVLGDKLTAGDVIVLVESSGIHANGITFVRSLADKDPGLYTTSLSDGRLFGEAILTPTHLYVALVRDIQEAHLDVHYMVNITGHGWRKLMRATQKFSYVIDKELDVPPEFLLMQELSGASDTEMYGNFNMGAGFAIYLSQNDAKKVVEIAGGLGLKAIIAGKVEDGPSQVTVKSKNITFSGDTLEVRG
- the purL gene encoding phosphoribosylformylglycinamidine synthase: MKIFADVAALSDIRRRNLLKQLQALDHSITAVDAEYIHFVDGGVAPENTARLEKLLTYGSTYAGQTTGELFLVTPRPGTVSPWSSKATDIAQNAGLKNIARIERGTAYYIQATGKLHRQSISEVLHDRMVESVLDSLNKAERLFVASKPKPFTTIDTLTGGRDMLIKANKELGTAMDGGEIDYLVDAFTEIGRNPTDVEVMTFGAVNSEHTRHKIFNADWVIDGEKQPKGLFKMIRNTYEQKSDDVLSAYSDNAAVLRGQKGGRFFAEPKTGRYAYHQEPIHSIIKVETHNHPTAIAPFPGAATGTGGEIRDEGATGRGGKPKIGLAGYSVSNLNIPGSVRPWEKPYGKPDRIVSALDIMINAPLGAVSFGNEFGRPNVAGYFRTYEQKSEGQVRGYHKPIMIAGGLGNIRDGHVQKNTLHVGSKVIVLGGPAMLIGLGGGAASSMQTGSSSADLDFASVQRGNGEMERRCQEVIDACWAMGDDNPIITIHDIGAGGYSNALSEFVHDSGMGGIFELRDIPNADIGMTPLEIWCNEAQERYVIGLTDENLALFTEICERERCPFAVVGAATEDEQLIVHDELFDNNPIDMPMAALFGKPPKMTREVTRRSLPKTALDLTNIGIAEAARRVLHLPAVGSKKFLITIGDRNVGGLTVRDQMVGPWQVPVADVAVSAAAFDSQFGEAMAMGERTPLALIDSPASARIAIGETITNMLASDIEKLSDIKLSANWMAAASDAGENQNLYDTVKVVGEEFCPDLGLTIPVGKDSLSMRTVWEDKGEQKSVMSPLSLIITGFSPVTDVRRTLTPLLNTTDDTSLVLIDLGGGANRLGGSALAQVFNQVGDTTPDVDPVTLKNFFITLTKLKAEDKVLAYHDRSDGGLFATLAEMAFASRSGLTISLSQMPGTTIEKLFNEELGAVIQVKKSDETVVLAALDNAYIVGQPAGNQMITVSDGESVVYENTRMQLESWWTDTSYQIQKLRDNPEAAEQEYMAISDETDLGISPVVTFIPVINRYASRPKVAIFREQGVNGQIEMAAAFDKAGFTSVDVHLNDLMSGEVDLNDFVGLVACGGFSYGDVLGAGEGWAKTILFHDDLRAKFKQFFERQDTFSFGVCNGCQMLSALKELIPGAENWPTFLKNTSEQFEARLVCVRVNESPSILFRDMFGSILPVPVAHGEGWVKFPNNDAAVQVQKDSLVAMQYVDNQGEITEQYPLNPNGSKLGITSLTTPDGRATIMMPHPERAFMSRQLSWHPVDWSADSPWFRLFQNARKWVDDQR
- a CDS encoding phosphoribosylaminoimidazolesuccinocarboxamide synthase, yielding MNKTVIEDTNFQFPNQLALYHGKVRDVYDFGDTLLIVTTDRYSAFDRNLALVPHKGELLTAISRWWFDQTKHIVQNHIKSFPDPNVTWCNKYKVLPLEMIVRGYITGVTNTSLWHTYSEGQRDFGDFTLPEGLTKNQKLPSPVLTPTTKFETHDRPLTPKEAVAEGLIDADTWEKAQDIALKLFIFGQKTAEANGLILVDTKYEFGLDEQNNIVLIDEIHTPDSSRYWRADNYQQQIEKGQEPDNYDKEFVRLWFKTRFDPYKDTVAPEPPDELLEELANRYVYVYERLTGQKFIPASGDPLARIEANIRAAIDTTN
- the purE gene encoding 5-(carboxyamino)imidazole ribonucleotide mutase, with protein sequence MAQPVVGIIMGSDSDLDIMIEAAKIFDEFKVAYEVRIISAHRTPDAMDAYAGGALNRGLKVIIAGAGGSAHLAGMTASHTSLPVIAVPVKRDHHDHEALWSNIKMPPGIPLATMPENGAKNAALFVIEILCLHDANLAVAYDTWRTKQHENVLSADKKLKKIGWKQYLKDQK
- a CDS encoding tetratricopeptide repeat protein, with protein sequence MLGVLLLAGFGFWAVFRRQTLNEVVTDLPLKLSEKLERLWEVAQESLRDKKYLRAEKALLTILRVDERNATAYNRLGILYAKQQAFKDAIECFEIAQSLEPSASSLHNVGLIYYETKQYEKAALAFEQALAMENDLASRHIAYAKVQEKLGHNKRMIASLEKAVELDPIPQTLNVLADAYDRTGQAELSAELRAKSAKMIIPQDQPKRVKQPRRVVM
- a CDS encoding AAA family ATPase, which codes for VGLSTIALQIAGKQLAATLRPQDKKEQADSERGTITVEMIRLLYDQTRAKRTSARIIVIDDADRMSRGASAAFLKLLEEPSAHTHFILTTHASQLLVPTIRSRVQELVLQPITAAQTDEHLITLGIEETTKRAQLQFIAHGLPAELTRLARDDTYFAQKADLMSDARTLLLAKAYDKLPVIQKYQSDKDAALELINSAITIARRSLSAKPQASLVDQLERLLQVKEHLLSNFNVRLQLTQLVL
- a CDS encoding ATP-binding protein → MSKNNWHVITGGPSTGKTTLLAELEKMGYHTIPEAARTVIDDALGRGATVEDLRRDEKWFQEEVTRLKQKIELTHDSSILTFFDRGMQDTIAFLRYYNFDVEKWVQKLADTSHYQNVFLLQALPTYEEDYARVEDEDFRKNIQGLLHDAYADSGINPIIVHAGTVKDRAEFILHHLKPEDTI